CCACGATGTGCACGAAGGCTTCGTAACAGGAGAACAGGCCGTGTCTTCCGGTGAGCAGATAACCCTCCAGCCAGCCCTGACAGGTGTGCTCGGAGAGCATCTCCATCAGCCTGCCGTCCGGGACCAGTGCCGCGTCGTCGTCCGGACGGGCCTCGGCGATCCAGGCGCGGCCGGTGGCCTCCAGCACCGCGCCGAGCCGGTTGGAGTTGTTCTCGTCCGGCGAGAACAGTCGGAAGGTGCCCTCGGCCTCGTTCGCCCGCAGCACGTCACGCAGGAACTCGCCGAGCACGCCGGTGGCGGAGGCCTTGGTGCCGCCGGGGCGGTCCACCCCCACCGCGTAGTCGCGGAAGTCGGGCAGTCGCAACGCCCGCAGCAGCAGGCCGCCGTTGGCGTGCGGGCTGGCGCTCATCCGGCGGGTGCCCGCCGGGTGCAGCTCCCGGATCTCGCGGATCGGAGCGCCGTCGGGCTGGAAGAGCGCGGCCGGGTCGTAGCCCCGCAGCCAGGCGTCGAGCAGCCGGAGCTGATCCGGGTCCTCCCTCGGCGCGGGCAGCGGTACCTGATGGGCGCGCCAGGAGCCCTCCACCCGCCTGCCGTGCAGGGTCGCCGGACCGGTCCAGCCCTTCGGGGTGCGCAGCACGATCATCGGCCAGCGCGGCCGTTCCATCGTGCCTCGACCGCGGGCCCGGTCCTGGATCGCGGCGATGTCGTCCAGACAGGCGTCGAGGGCGCCCGCGAAGGCATGGTGCATCGCCACCGGGTCGCGACCGCTGACGAACCACGGCTCGTGTCCGTAGCCGCGCAGCAGCGAGCGCAGCTCCTCTTCTGGGATGCGGGCCAGCACCGTGGGACCGGCGATCTTGAATCCGTTGAGGTGCAGGATCGGCAGCACGGCGCCGTCCCGAGCGGGGTCGACGAACTTGGTCGAGTGCCATGCGGTCGCCAGTGGTCCGGTCTCGGCCTCGCCGTCGCCGATCACACACGCCACCGTGAGCCCGGGGTTGTCGAACGCCGCGCCGTAGGCATGGGCCAGGGAGTAACCGAGTTCGCCGCCTTCGTTGATCGAGCCCGGCGTCTCCGGCGCCGCGTGACTGGGGATGCCGCCGGGAAACGAGAACTGGGTGAACAGTCGGCGCAGCCCGGGGAGATCCTGACCGACGTCCGGGTATATCTCGCCGTAGCTGCCCTCCAGCCAGGAGGCCGCGACCATGCCGGGACCGCCGTGGCCGGGACCGGTCACGTACATCATCTCCAGGTCACGCCGCATGATCGCGCGGTTCAGATGGGCGTAGACGAAGGTCAGGCCCGGTGTGGTCCCCCAGTGCCCGAGCAGCCTGGGCTTGATGTGCTCTGGGCGCAGTGGCTCCCGCAGCAGCGGGTTGTCCATGAGATAGATCTGCCCGACCGAGAGGTAGTTAGCCGCCTGCCACCACCGGTGGAGGTTCTGCAGTTCGGCGTCGGTGAGAGTTCCGCTCCGCGGATCGGTCCCGACCGTCATCCTCGCCTCCTCTACCCGCACGGCTCCTCGGCGTCTGCCCTGCTCAGCGTGCCCGGTGGGCAGCCAGTCGAAACGCGGACAAGCCGGCCGGGGCGGCTCCGCGGTCTGGGGAGGTCGCGTGCGTCGTACGACCGACACGAGTTTGTAGGTTATTCACAAACTTCGCCGCTGGGTCGGTGAACCGTTGATCGGTACAGCGCCTCGCGTTACGCTCCGTCTGCTCGATGCGTTGAAAAGCTACTCATCATGGTTCTGGGGGGAACTGAGAGTCGCCTCTCTCGCCGGTCTCGGAGTGGGCTGACATTCGGTTCCGCCAAGCTCGTATTGACATCACGGGCTTAGTGAAAACGATTCTCCAGACGGACCGAATCGTCGACGATTCCGTTCAGTCCATTCGAAGGCACCCCTCGGAGGATGTCGAGTGTTCGAACCAGATCGATCAAGACGTGGTTTCCTGGGATTAACCGGCGGCGTCCTTGCCGCCGGTGTGGCGATGACGGTGCTCGCGCCTGCCGCAGCGGCCGCCGCCGTCGGTCAGGGCGCGGCAGCCGGGCCCGGCTCCGCGGATCTCGTACGTGGCGCCGTGGACGAGTTCACCGGTGAGCCCCTGGACGCCGGGGTCGCTTGTCAGCAGGGAGGCCACCGATGACGACCTTCGTGAGCCGAGCGAGCTGGGGAGCCAGAGCGCCCAGGAACGTCTCGAACAACATCACGCCGCAGAACGGCGGGGTGACCGTGCATTACGTGGGCAGTGGCAACGTCGCCCGTCCCGATCATTCGCAGTGCGCGGCGCAGGTCCGGGGAATTCAGAACGGCCACATGGACGGCAACGGCTGGGCCGACATCGCCTACACGCATCTCGTCTGTGTCCACGATTACGTCTTCCACGGCCGAGGTCCGAACGTCCGGACGGCGGCCAATGGAACCAATCCCGGAAATCAGAACTGGTATGGGGTGTGCGCTCTCATCGGAGATGCGGACACCGTTCCCGCCGGGCTGACCGCGGGCATCAGATCGGCCATCGCCAACCTCCGCAGTGTGGGCAACGCCGCGAACGGCATCAACGGCCACCGTGACCACCTGGCCACCTCCTGTCCGGGCAGCAGGCTGTACGCGCTGGTCCAGGACGGCTCGCTGAATCCGGGTGGTGGCGGCGGCCCGTCGCCCGCGCCCGCCTGGCCCGGCGTCTACTTCCGCTATCCGCCGGTGACGACGCACAGCAGCGTGCGTACCTGGCAGCAGCAGATGCTCAATCGGGGCTGGTCGCTAGCCGTGGACGGCGCATACGGGGCCGGTTCGCGGGAGGTCTGTCTCGCCTTCCAGCGGGAGAAGGGCCTCGGCGCCGACGGCGTGGTGGGTCCCGCGACCTGGGCGGCCGCCTGGACCGCACCGCTCACCCGTGTCGAGGCTCTCACTCGGCAGACGCTCGCCGCGAGCAGCTAGGGCATCGCGCGGTCGAGGCACGACGTCGACGGTCGCCCTGCTCGGATTCGAACAGGGCGACCGTCGAGTGCGCAGATCTGTACTGCCTGCTGGAGCGGCGACGGGAATCGAACCCGCGTAGCCAGTTGGGAAGGCCTCGCCAGACTGGCGCACGTCGTCGCTGACCAGGGTGAACATCAGACACGCGGCACCACGACCGACCGTGATTGACCGCTCGTGATTCCACGCTAGTTCCACGGCCGGAGTTGCCGAGCCAGCCGGCCGGTTTTTTCGGCGTGAGACAACGAGTGCGCGTGGACGGGGCGTGGGAACATGCCGTTCAGCGTCGTTGTCGCGTCCGTGGACGACCAGCAGTGGCGGTGATGTGGGTGCGGTCGCCACGCAGTTCGTCTTTCGACCTCCATGCATGCTGCGTCTCGGTACACCGCTGTCAGCGACGGCTGAGGCGAGTCAGATTGCCCGGGTGCCGCCCGGTCAACGGGAACGAGGCCGCATGTCAGGTGCGAATGCGGCACCGTCGAGCAGCATCTCGACCTGCTTGATGAGCAAGGGCGTCTCCGCGACCGCGTCGAAGCCGCCGCCCGCCACCCGTGCGGCGAAGCCGTCGATCAACAGCATGATCCAGACAGCGAGCCGGTCCGCCGTGAGGTCGGTCCGGACGTCAGCCTGCCGCTGGGCCTCAGCCACGACACCCCTGAGCGAGGTCCGGATGGTGTCCTCCTCGACCTGCAGCGCTGCCGCGATCTCCGGGCGCATCGCCGCGGCACCGACGACGGGAATGAAGGCCGCGGCCCGTGGGTCGGTCAGGTCGGCGACGGCGTGTGTGACGTAGTCGAGCAGCGTCCGACGCGGGGCGACGTCGGACGCCCGCGTGGCGAAGAACGCGCGGGTCTCCTCAGCGCCGAGTTCCAGGATCGCCAGCAGAAGTGAGTCCTTGGTGGGGAAATGGTGAAAGAAGGTGCCCGACCCGATCCCCGCGATCCGGCAGATCTGGGCGGTGGTGGCTCCGACCCCGTGTTCGGCGAACGCCGTCAGGCCCGCGTCGATGATCTGGAGCCGACGGGCTCGCCGGAGCGCTGGATCGACAGGACGGGGCACGACCCCCACCCTAGTTAATGGAGTGGCCACTCGGTTAACGTGGCGGCATGTCGCTTCGCTGGGTCACGCTCGCCTCGGTGGCCGGGATCGCCGTCGGCGCACCCATCACGGCCGAGTACCTGCAGGCTTACCTGTCCTCCACCGGTGACCTGGCGGCCATGCTGATCGGACTGTTGATCTTCACCCCGCTCTACGGCGGTGCTGCATTGCTGATCCGGGAGATCGCGGTGCGTACTGGTCGGGGATGGACCGGGATCCTGCTGCTGGCCGCCGGGTTCGGTGTGGCGATGCCGGGCGTGGTCGACCTGGCGATGTTCGGGGCGGAACGGCCGGACATCCCCTACTGGGCCGAGCTGCGCGAACCAACGTTGATCGAGCCGCTGCAGCTGAGCGCATCGGCGACCCTGGGCTGGGTGATCGGCCACGTCGTGATGAGCATCGGTGCACCGTTGGCCGTCCACCAGGCGCTGGTTCCGTCCGTGCGTGGACGGCCACTGCTCGGCCGGTGGGGCATCGCCGTGACGCTGCTCCTGTGGCTGGGTGCGGCGGCACTCGTCCACGGCGACGGCCGTTCCACCTACGACTACGTTCCCTCGGCCGGTCAGGTGGTCGGCGTCCTCCTGGTCGTGGCCGTTCTCGTGGCGCTGGCCATGTCCCGTGTCGGCCAGCCGATCCGTGCGGCTCCTGACGGGCGTGCGGTCTCCGCAGCGTGGGTTCTCGGCGCGGGTGTCGTGGGCAAGGTCGCGTTCGATGTGTTGCCCTCGTCCTGGACCGGGTTCGCGATCGGTGTCGGACTCCTCGGTGCCGCCGTGGTCCTGCTCCGATGGTTCGCGGCGCGTCGACGCTGGAGCTCCCGCGAGATCGGGCTTCTCGGCACATCGATGATCATTGGCAGCGTGCTGATCGGGTTCGTCGCTCCGCTACCCGAGGGAGTGTCGTTCGCGGCCAAGCTCGGACAGGGAGCCGTCTTTCTCGTGCTGGCGATCGCGGTGACCGCGGCGGTGTACCGCACCACGTCAGAGGCGACTTCCGAGGAACGGATGAACGGGTGAAAACAACCGAACCTGTGCACTTCCGAGTGCGCATCTCGTCGGTACTTCTCGGCGTGATCCTGGCGATCGGACCGCCGGTGGGTGCCGCGCTGGGATTTCTCGTCGCGCCGGTCACCCATTGGCTGCTCGACGTGATTGACGGAGCCCCCGGCCCCCTTCGTCTTCTCGCGCTGATACCGACACCGTGGCTGGTCGGCGGTGGTGCCGTCGCCGGACTCCTCGTGGTGATGCTGCTCGTGCGGCAGATACTGCGGGAGACCACGGTTGTCGACGTCGGCGCCGACGCCGTCACCGTGCACCGCGACGAGACGTCCACTTATGTCGAGCGCGTGCGGATCGCCGCCGTGTTCGTCGACCCGCACGACCTAGTGTTGGTCGGCTCAGATGAACGTGAACTGTTGCGCCGGGACGCTGATATCGGGTCCCGCCGTCTCGCTGCCGCATTCCAGGCTGCGGGATACCCGTGGGCCGGGGACCGCGACCCGCAGGAGCACCGGTTCCGACCCTGGATCGACGGAACCCCCGACTTGCCCGCAGACATCCACGAAATACTGCGGCAACGCGGCCGGGAGCTGCGTGACAAGAACGGCGACAAGGCCGCCGACCTTCGGGAGCGACTACAGGACCTCGGCGTCATCGTCCGCGACCGCACCGCACGCAACGGTCAACAGTGGCGCTTCCT
The Actinoalloteichus fjordicus DNA segment above includes these coding regions:
- a CDS encoding peptidoglycan recognition protein family protein codes for the protein MTTFVSRASWGARAPRNVSNNITPQNGGVTVHYVGSGNVARPDHSQCAAQVRGIQNGHMDGNGWADIAYTHLVCVHDYVFHGRGPNVRTAANGTNPGNQNWYGVCALIGDADTVPAGLTAGIRSAIANLRSVGNAANGINGHRDHLATSCPGSRLYALVQDGSLNPGGGGGPSPAPAWPGVYFRYPPVTTHSSVRTWQQQMLNRGWSLAVDGAYGAGSREVCLAFQREKGLGADGVVGPATWAAAWTAPLTRVEALTRQTLAASS
- a CDS encoding phosphoketolase family protein, translating into MTVGTDPRSGTLTDAELQNLHRWWQAANYLSVGQIYLMDNPLLREPLRPEHIKPRLLGHWGTTPGLTFVYAHLNRAIMRRDLEMMYVTGPGHGGPGMVAASWLEGSYGEIYPDVGQDLPGLRRLFTQFSFPGGIPSHAAPETPGSINEGGELGYSLAHAYGAAFDNPGLTVACVIGDGEAETGPLATAWHSTKFVDPARDGAVLPILHLNGFKIAGPTVLARIPEEELRSLLRGYGHEPWFVSGRDPVAMHHAFAGALDACLDDIAAIQDRARGRGTMERPRWPMIVLRTPKGWTGPATLHGRRVEGSWRAHQVPLPAPREDPDQLRLLDAWLRGYDPAALFQPDGAPIREIRELHPAGTRRMSASPHANGGLLLRALRLPDFRDYAVGVDRPGGTKASATGVLGEFLRDVLRANEAEGTFRLFSPDENNSNRLGAVLEATGRAWIAEARPDDDAALVPDGRLMEMLSEHTCQGWLEGYLLTGRHGLFSCYEAFVHIVDSMFNQHAKWLKVSRELTWRRPIASLNYLLTSHVWQQDHNGFSHQDPGFIDHVMNKKAEVVRVYLPPDANTLLSIADHCLRSRDYVNVIVAGKQPEAQYLDVESAATHCIKGIGIWDWASNDEDGDVDAVLGCAGDVPTKEVLAAVSLLRTRLPELRLRVVNVVDLMRLQDERQHPHGLPDADFDSLFTTDRPVIFAYHGYPWLIHRLTYRRANHENFHVRGYNEEGTTTTPFDMCVLNGIDRFHLAMDVIDRVPRLGPTAAYARQEFQDALIRHRRYVTTRGEDLPEVRDWSWPSWSRTA
- a CDS encoding TetR/AcrR family transcriptional regulator, with the protein product MPRPVDPALRRARRLQIIDAGLTAFAEHGVGATTAQICRIAGIGSGTFFHHFPTKDSLLLAILELGAEETRAFFATRASDVAPRRTLLDYVTHAVADLTDPRAAAFIPVVGAAAMRPEIAAALQVEEDTIRTSLRGVVAEAQRQADVRTDLTADRLAVWIMLLIDGFAARVAGGGFDAVAETPLLIKQVEMLLDGAAFAPDMRPRSR
- a CDS encoding YqeB family protein; the encoded protein is MRISSVLLGVILAIGPPVGAALGFLVAPVTHWLLDVIDGAPGPLRLLALIPTPWLVGGGAVAGLLVVMLLVRQILRETTVVDVGADAVTVHRDETSTYVERVRIAAVFVDPHDLVLVGSDERELLRRDADIGSRRLAAAFQAAGYPWAGDRDPQEHRFRPWIDGTPDLPADIHEILRQRGRELRDKNGDKAADLRERLQDLGVIVRDRTARNGQQWRFLTDHDTTRFSKLPKRSTDPKAGKHPSTTTPRSACSPQAGDT